In one window of Rhodoglobus vestalii DNA:
- a CDS encoding DUF4870 domain-containing protein, which produces MSDSTPPTSSPYAPTQPMNPSDEKLWSTLIHVGGIFFSFIPALVGHLVFKDRGPFVRAHTRTALNFQITVAIAYVLSLILTVVLIGYLMLVGVGIVIIVFSIMAAIAANNGQAYKYPLTFEFIK; this is translated from the coding sequence ATGTCAGACTCCACACCCCCCACCAGCTCACCGTACGCACCAACCCAGCCGATGAATCCCAGCGACGAGAAGCTTTGGTCGACGCTTATTCATGTCGGTGGAATTTTCTTTTCCTTCATCCCAGCGCTCGTCGGACACCTCGTGTTTAAGGATCGCGGGCCATTCGTGCGCGCCCACACGCGCACGGCGCTCAATTTCCAGATCACCGTGGCGATCGCCTACGTTCTGAGCCTCATCCTCACCGTGGTCCTCATCGGCTATCTCATGCTCGTTGGCGTCGGCATTGTCATCATTGTGTTCAGTATTATGGCCGCAATTGCTGCCAACAATGGTCAGGCCTACAAGTACCCGCTGACCTTCGAGTTCATTAAGTAG